Proteins from a genomic interval of Syngnathus acus chromosome 4, fSynAcu1.2, whole genome shotgun sequence:
- the tle2a gene encoding transducin-like enhancer protein 2a isoform X3 gives MFPQNRTPAPLQPPPGSSASVVAAAAAAAAASGTPQSLKLTYPETLDRIKEEFQFLQTQYHSLKLECEKLATEKTEIQRHYVMYYEMSYGLNIEMHKQTEIAKRLNVICAQLIPFLSQEHQQQVVQAMERAKQVTMGELNASIGVRGLPPLPHSQQLQAQHLSQHAQGLPMGPHPSGLPHPGLALGGGSGLLALSGALGAQLAAKDERAHLEAVAAAAAAAEHHRDRDAGPSSLSNGDKGRPADYLSNGKKRKADEKEFMTDYGSDADKSDDNLVVDEDPSSPRSVQSYSSRENGLDKMAPSRKEGPPQASPTSLASSSSAASPSRGKESAQREKSSTPGMKPGTPMSQESNTPGPSGPPQFRPMPGKPGVDTLALGLRNPLVVQGAYPPGAFGLPPPGVNGDLPVAAAYGAGLHLVSPQMNGAAAAAAAAAGYGRSPVVGYESPHPHMRVPGLPASLQSAASGKPAYSFHVSADGQMQPVPFPPDALLGPGVPRHARQIHSLSHGEVVCAVTISTSTRHVYTGGKGCVKVWDISQPGSKSPMAQLDCLNRDNYIRSCKLLSDGRTLIVGGEASTLSIWDLATPTPRIKAELTSSAPACYALAISPDNKVCFSCCSDGNIVVWDLHNQTLVRQFQGHTDGASCIDISNDGTKLWTGGLDNTVRCWDLREGRQLQQHDFTSQIFSLGYCPTGEWLAVGMESSNVEVLHVSKPDKYQLHLHESCVLSLKFAYCGKWFVSTGKDNLLNAWRTPYGSSIFQSKESSSVLSCDISPDDQFIVTGSGDKKATVYEVIY, from the exons TTTGAAGTTGGAATGTGAGAAACTGGCCACCGAGAAGACGGAGATCCAGAGACACTACGTTATG TATTACGAGATGTCCTACGGCCTGAACATCGAAATGCACAAACAG ACGGAGATTGCCAAACGGCTAAATGTGATCTGTGCTCAACTCATCCCATTCCTGTCACAGGAg CACCAGCAACAGGTGGTCCAAGCTATGGAGCGCGCCAAACAGGTGACCATGGGGGAGTTAAATGCTTCCATAGGGGTACGTGGGCTCCCCCCTCTGCCTCATAGC CAGCAACTTCAGGCTCAGCACCTCTCGCAGCACGCGCAGGGTCTCCCGATGGGCCCGCACCCGTCGGGACTGCCCCACCCGGGCCTGGCGCTGGGCGGGGGCTCCGGGCTGCTGGCCCTGTCGGGGGCTCTGGGGGCTCAGCTGGCCGCCAAGGACGAGAGGGCTCACCTGGAGGCCgttgctgccgccgccgcggcCGCCGAGCATCACAGAG ATCGGGATGCAGGCCCG AGCTCTCTGTCCAACGGGGACAAAGGTCGCCCCGCAGACTACCTCAGCAACGGCAAGAAGAGGAAAGCTGACGAGAAGGAGTTCATGACGGACTAT GGCAGCGATGCAGATAAAAGCGATGACAACTTGGTGGTTGACGAG GACCCGTCGTCGCCCCGCAGCGTGCAGTCCTACTCCTCCAGGGAGAACGGCTTGGACAAGATGGCGCCCTCCCGCAAGGAAGGCCCCCCGCAGGCTAGCCCCACCTCGCTGGCGTCCTCCAGCAGCGCCGCGTCACCGTCGCGCGGCAAGGAGTCTGCGCAA CGAGAGAAGTCCAGCACTCCGGGTATGAAGCCAGGCACGCCAATGTCGCAAGAGTCCAATACCCCGGGACCGAGTGGACCGCCACAATTCAGGCCCATGCCTGGCAAGCCTGGTGTCGACACGCTAG CTCTGGGTCTGAGGAACCCCTTGGTCGTGCAGGGAGCGTACCCCCCGGGGGCTTTCGGCCTGCCCCCTCCCGGCGTCAACGGGGACCTGCCCGTGGCGGCAGCCTATGGCGCCGGCCTCCACCTGGTTTCACCGCAGATGAACGGCGCGGCGGCAGCTGCTGCAGCGGCGGCGGGCTACGGGCGCTCCCCAGTG GTGGGTTATGAGTCTCCACACCCACACATGAGAGTGCCCGGCTTACCCGCCAGCCTGCAGTCAGCTGCATCTGGCAAACC GGCTTATTCGTTCCACGTGAGCGCAGACGGTCAGATGCAGCCGGTGCCCTTTCCTCCCGACGCGCTGCTGGGCCCGGGCGTCCCTCGCCACGCGCGGCAGATCCACAGCCTGAGCCACGGCGAGGTGGTGTGCGCCGTCACCATCAGCACCTCCACGCGCCACGTCTACACGGGCGGCAAAGGCTGCGTCAAGGTCTGGGACATCAGCCAGCCGGGCAGCAAGAGTCCCATGGCCCAGCTCGACTGCCTG AACCGTGACAACTACATCCGCTCTTGCAAGCTGCTGTCGGACGGGCGCACGCTGATCGTGGGCGGTGAGGCCAGCACGCTGTCCATCTGGGACTTGGCCACGCCCACCCCTCGTATCAAAGCCGAGCTGACGTCGTCGGCGCCGGCCTGCTACGCGCTGGCCATCTCGCCCGACAACAAGGTGTGCTTCTCCTGCTGCAGTGACGGGAACATTGTCGTCTGGGACCTGCACAACCAGACGCTCGTCAG ACAGTTCCAGGGCCACACGGACGGAGCGAGCTGCATCGACATCTCCAACGACGGCACCAAGCTGTGGACGGGAGGACTGGACAACACGGTGCGCTGCTGGGACCTGAGGGAGGGACGCCAGCTGCAGCAGCACGACTTCACCTCACAG ATCTTCTCGCTGGGTTACTGTCCGACGGGCGAGTGGCTGGCGGTGGGGATGGAGAGCAGCAACGTGGAAGTCCTGCACGTGTCCAAGCCCGACAAGTACCAGCTGCACCTTCACGAGAGCTGCGTGCTCTCCCTTAAGTTCGCCTACTGCG GTAAATGGTTTGTGAGCACAGGCAAAGACAACCTGCTGAACGCGTGGCGGACACCTTACGGGTCCAGCATATTCCAG TCCAAGGAGTCATCATCCGTGCTGAGCTGTGACATCTCTCCCGACGATCAGTTCATCGTGACGGGCTCGGGGGACAAGAAGGCCACCGTGTACGAAGTCATCTACTGA
- the tle2a gene encoding transducin-like enhancer protein 2a isoform X2 — MFPQNRTPAPLQPPPGSSASVVAAAAAAAAASGTPQSLKLTYPETLDRIKEEFQFLQTQYHSLKLECEKLATEKTEIQRHYVMYYEMSYGLNIEMHKQTEIAKRLNVICAQLIPFLSQEHQQQVVQAMERAKQVTMGELNASIGQQLQAQHLSQHAQGLPMGPHPSGLPHPGLALGGGSGLLALSGALGAQLAAKDERAHLEAVAAAAAAAEHHRDRDAGPSSLSNGDKGRPADYLSNGKKRKADEKEFMTDYGSDADKSDDNLVVDEDPSSPRSVQSYSSRENGLDKMAPSRKEGPPQASPTSLASSSSAASPSRGKESAQREKSSTPGMKPGTPMSQESNTPGPSGPPQFRPMPGKPGVDTLALGLRNPLVVQGAYPPGAFGLPPPGVNGDLPVAAAYGAGLHLVSPQMNGAAAAAAAAAGYGRSPVVGYESPHPHMRVPGLPASLQSAASGKPAYSFHVSADGQMQPVPFPPDALLGPGVPRHARQIHSLSHGEVVCAVTISTSTRHVYTGGKGCVKVWDISQPGSKSPMAQLDCLNRDNYIRSCKLLSDGRTLIVGGEASTLSIWDLATPTPRIKAELTSSAPACYALAISPDNKVCFSCCSDGNIVVWDLHNQTLVRQFQGHTDGASCIDISNDGTKLWTGGLDNTVRCWDLREGRQLQQHDFTSQIFSLGYCPTGEWLAVGMESSNVEVLHVSKPDKYQLHLHESCVLSLKFAYCGKWFVSTGKDNLLNAWRTPYGSSIFQSKESSSVLSCDISPDDQFIVTGSGDKKATVYEVIY, encoded by the exons TTTGAAGTTGGAATGTGAGAAACTGGCCACCGAGAAGACGGAGATCCAGAGACACTACGTTATG TATTACGAGATGTCCTACGGCCTGAACATCGAAATGCACAAACAG ACGGAGATTGCCAAACGGCTAAATGTGATCTGTGCTCAACTCATCCCATTCCTGTCACAGGAg CACCAGCAACAGGTGGTCCAAGCTATGGAGCGCGCCAAACAGGTGACCATGGGGGAGTTAAATGCTTCCATAGGG CAGCAACTTCAGGCTCAGCACCTCTCGCAGCACGCGCAGGGTCTCCCGATGGGCCCGCACCCGTCGGGACTGCCCCACCCGGGCCTGGCGCTGGGCGGGGGCTCCGGGCTGCTGGCCCTGTCGGGGGCTCTGGGGGCTCAGCTGGCCGCCAAGGACGAGAGGGCTCACCTGGAGGCCgttgctgccgccgccgcggcCGCCGAGCATCACAGAG ATCGGGATGCAGGCCCG AGCTCTCTGTCCAACGGGGACAAAGGTCGCCCCGCAGACTACCTCAGCAACGGCAAGAAGAGGAAAGCTGACGAGAAGGAGTTCATGACGGACTAT GGCAGCGATGCAGATAAAAGCGATGACAACTTGGTGGTTGACGAG GACCCGTCGTCGCCCCGCAGCGTGCAGTCCTACTCCTCCAGGGAGAACGGCTTGGACAAGATGGCGCCCTCCCGCAAGGAAGGCCCCCCGCAGGCTAGCCCCACCTCGCTGGCGTCCTCCAGCAGCGCCGCGTCACCGTCGCGCGGCAAGGAGTCTGCGCAA CGAGAGAAGTCCAGCACTCCGGGTATGAAGCCAGGCACGCCAATGTCGCAAGAGTCCAATACCCCGGGACCGAGTGGACCGCCACAATTCAGGCCCATGCCTGGCAAGCCTGGTGTCGACACGCTAG CTCTGGGTCTGAGGAACCCCTTGGTCGTGCAGGGAGCGTACCCCCCGGGGGCTTTCGGCCTGCCCCCTCCCGGCGTCAACGGGGACCTGCCCGTGGCGGCAGCCTATGGCGCCGGCCTCCACCTGGTTTCACCGCAGATGAACGGCGCGGCGGCAGCTGCTGCAGCGGCGGCGGGCTACGGGCGCTCCCCAGTG GTGGGTTATGAGTCTCCACACCCACACATGAGAGTGCCCGGCTTACCCGCCAGCCTGCAGTCAGCTGCATCTGGCAAACC GGCTTATTCGTTCCACGTGAGCGCAGACGGTCAGATGCAGCCGGTGCCCTTTCCTCCCGACGCGCTGCTGGGCCCGGGCGTCCCTCGCCACGCGCGGCAGATCCACAGCCTGAGCCACGGCGAGGTGGTGTGCGCCGTCACCATCAGCACCTCCACGCGCCACGTCTACACGGGCGGCAAAGGCTGCGTCAAGGTCTGGGACATCAGCCAGCCGGGCAGCAAGAGTCCCATGGCCCAGCTCGACTGCCTG AACCGTGACAACTACATCCGCTCTTGCAAGCTGCTGTCGGACGGGCGCACGCTGATCGTGGGCGGTGAGGCCAGCACGCTGTCCATCTGGGACTTGGCCACGCCCACCCCTCGTATCAAAGCCGAGCTGACGTCGTCGGCGCCGGCCTGCTACGCGCTGGCCATCTCGCCCGACAACAAGGTGTGCTTCTCCTGCTGCAGTGACGGGAACATTGTCGTCTGGGACCTGCACAACCAGACGCTCGTCAG ACAGTTCCAGGGCCACACGGACGGAGCGAGCTGCATCGACATCTCCAACGACGGCACCAAGCTGTGGACGGGAGGACTGGACAACACGGTGCGCTGCTGGGACCTGAGGGAGGGACGCCAGCTGCAGCAGCACGACTTCACCTCACAG ATCTTCTCGCTGGGTTACTGTCCGACGGGCGAGTGGCTGGCGGTGGGGATGGAGAGCAGCAACGTGGAAGTCCTGCACGTGTCCAAGCCCGACAAGTACCAGCTGCACCTTCACGAGAGCTGCGTGCTCTCCCTTAAGTTCGCCTACTGCG GTAAATGGTTTGTGAGCACAGGCAAAGACAACCTGCTGAACGCGTGGCGGACACCTTACGGGTCCAGCATATTCCAG TCCAAGGAGTCATCATCCGTGCTGAGCTGTGACATCTCTCCCGACGATCAGTTCATCGTGACGGGCTCGGGGGACAAGAAGGCCACCGTGTACGAAGTCATCTACTGA